In Spinacia oleracea cultivar Varoflay chromosome 5, BTI_SOV_V1, whole genome shotgun sequence, a single window of DNA contains:
- the LOC110774912 gene encoding polyadenylation and cleavage factor homolog 4 isoform X2, protein MEMESSRRPPFDRSNLISKKPRLTEDSTLGGRQFQQPPLQRSAIGLGSGSTRFRANERDRESDDSVRGSLQQFQQHQELVNQYKTALAELTFNSKPIITNLTIIAGENLQAAKAIAATICANIIEVPAEQKLPSLYLLDSIVKNIGRDYIKYFATKLPEVFCKAYRHVDPSVHSGMRHLFGTWKGVFPPQALQIIEKELGFLTAVNGASSGTTTSKSERQPQSIHVNPKYLEARHRFQQSSKMKGTDIGLSDVGSSEDAERPERTTGAGTERPWMDPTIKMHNMRPQREPLRESGLPKQGGAVYGDYENASGISRPLSTSGGKPSEKLNGQRWLGAGREGEESISGEKNGFDIKRIPKYTAVRPASSSIPSVQKQPRFAAEISESWKNSEEEEFMWDDMGTKAMDPGATPVLKKEIWSEDLEKVEMSRHLPKWKSQTEVRSNFEREHSADSLSSEQKDQLPLGHPRSSHWKMQELHQADSSSPLLQQMGPHSVIGPSSVAVSSFGVPTTAVSASAGSIGRLSLGHSVISQRPPSPLLSKRDPRQSLVEKDHMRSYSLVRTDPRAASLSGQLNARVRDKTSQDSVPSRLQNLSVQKLEAQALQKTPSPTPFQQRPVPPAEKLSNSKTELSDIVQKAQQLLGSSMMKKGASPDTLNPIAGDMQGQSNVSSLLAAVMKSGLLSGSSASEHIGLRPPPTTPLASQSTLVSSKDATASSGPRDSTGTIPRSKVEKTPLVSPISPSAIMSSTLAQTSNVAAAKSNPLSILSTLISKGLISAPQTEAAAAVSVKSEAQLQAQSPITATVTAGTAPPVSKVSAAIPESSTENISAFELDEKKPDTVQSMKEVKDPIGYEFRPRVLRDLHPAVIDRLSENLPHRCIACGLRFKLQERLARHSEWHAFKNSIPNCLNKPSRRWYSKPADWVAGKAGFPFGYHSTCLIEGFSRMREENEKMVPADESQCVCLLCGELFEDFYSQERDEWMFKGAVYLSTTSGSTEEGGSCSESDSQKLIVHANCMSGDTTRDLGSIRGIKVEKGT, encoded by the exons ATGGAGATGGAGAGTTCTCGTAGACCACCGTTTGATAGATCgaatttgatttcgaaaaagCCGCGATTAACAGAAGATTCAACCCTCGGCGGCCGGCAATTCCAACAACCGCCGCTGCAAAGATCGGCAATTGGTCTGGGTTCGGGTTCGACTCGGTTTAGAGCGAATGAGAGGGATAGAGAATCTGACGATTCAGTTCGCGGCTCTTTACAGCAGTTTCAGCAGCATCAGGAGCTGGTTAATCAGTACAAGACCGCATTAGCTGAGTTAACCTTCAATTCGAAGCCTATTATTACGAATTTGACAATTATCGCCGGGGAGAATTTGCAGGCTGCCAAGGCCATTGCGGCCACCATTTGTGCTAACATTATTGAG GTTCCTGCTGAACAGAAGCTTCCCTCACTTTATCTACTGGATAGTATTGTGAAGAATATTGGTCGAGATTACATAAAGTATTTTGCAACAAAATTACCTGAG GTATTTTGCAAGGCATACAGGCACGTGGATCCTTCAGTACATTCTGGTATGCGACATCTTTTTGGGACATGGAAAGGAGTTTTTCCTCCTCAGGCGCTGCAGATTATTGAGAAAGAACTAGGATTCCTGACAGCTGTCAATGGCGCGTCGTCTGGAACTACCACATCAAAGTCTGAGCGTCAACCACAGAGTATTCATGTGAATCCGAAGTATTTGGAAGCTAGACATCGTTTTCAGCAGTCTAGTAAG ATGAAAGGAACAGATATTGGTCTCTCGGATGTTGGATCTTCTGAAGATGCAGAGAGACCAGAGAGAACTACTGGTGCAGGAACTGAAAGGCCGTGGATGGATCCTACAATAAAAATGCAT AATATGCGTCCTCAACGAGAACCACTGAGAGAATCCGGTCTTCCAAAGCAGGGAGGTGCAGTATATGGAGATTATGAAAATGCATCTGGGATTTCAAGACCTTTGAGCACATCAGGTGGTAAACCTAGTGAGAAGCTTAATGGACAGAGATGGCTTGGTGCTGGCAGAGAGGGGGAGGAATCAATATCTGGCGAAAAGAATGGATTTGATATTAAGCGGATTCCAAAGTATACAGCTGTCAGACCAGCAAGTAGTAGTATTCCCTCGGTACAGAAACAGCCAAGATTTGCTGCTGAGATATCTGAGAGCTGGAAAAACTCTGAAGAAGAGGAGTTCATGTGGGATGATATGGGCACAAAGGCAATGGATCCTGGTGCTACGCCCGTCCTAAAAAAAGAAATTTGGTCTGAGGATCTTGAGAAAGTG GAAATGAGTAGGCACCTTCCTAAATGGAAAAGTCAGACTGAAGTGAGGTCCAACTTTGAGAGAGAACATTCTGCAGACAGTCTTTCCTCTGAACAGAAAGATCAACTGCCTCTTGGACACCCAAGGTCTTCCCACTGGAAGATGCAGGAACTTCACCAGGCTGATAGTTCAAGTCCTTTGTTACAGCAAATGGGCCCTCACTCCGTGATTGGTCCATCTTCAGTTGCAGTCTCTAGTTTTGGTGTGCCGACTACTGCTGTTTCAGCATCCGCAGGATCTATAGGGCGTCTATCTCTTGGACATTCTGTGATAAGCCAGCGTCCCCCTTCTCCTTTATTGTCTAAAAGGGATCCTCGTCAAAGTCTTGTTGAGAAAGATCATATGAGATCTTATTCCTTGGTTCGGACTGATCCTAGAGCAGCATCATTGTCAGGGCAGTTAAATGCCAGGGTTCGTGATAAAACTTCTCAGGACTCTGTTCCTAGTCGACTTCAGAATCTAAGTGTGCAAAAGTTGGAAGCACAGGCTCTGCAGAAAACACCTTCTCCTACACCTTTTCAACAAAGGCCTGTTCCACCTGCTGAGAAGCTGTCCAACTCAAAGACTGAGCTTTCTGATATTGTCCAGAAAGCTCAGCAGCTGCTTGGTTCTTCCATGATGAAGAAAGGTGCCTCGCCAGATACTTTGAATCCCATTGCTGGTGATATGCAAGGGCAGTCTAATGTGAGTAGTTTATTGGCTGCTGTGATGAAAAGTGGGTTACTTTCTGGTAGCTCTGCTTCTGAACATATTGGGCTTCGACCTCCTCCTACTACTCCTCTCGCTTCTCAATCAACTTTAGTTAGTTCCAAGGATGCTACAGCATCATCAGGTCCTCGTGATTCAACAGGTACTATCCCTCGAAGTAAAGTAGAAAAGACTCCTCTGGTGTCACCAATCTCTCCATCTGCTATAATGAGCAGTACATTGGCACAAACATCGAATGTGGCAGCTGCTAAGTCAAACCCGCTTTCAATTTTGAGCACACTGATATCAAAGGGGTTGATATCTGCACCACAAACTGAAGCAGCTGCTGCCGTTTCTGTGAAATCTGAGGCCCAGCTTCAAGCGCAAAGCCCTATTACTGCCACTGTAACTGCAGGTACAGCTCCACCAGTTTCGAAAGTTTCTGCAGCTATACCTGAATCATCTACTGAAAATATTTCTGCATTTGAACTTGACGAAAAGAAACCTGACACAGTTCAAAGCATGAAAGAAGTTAAGGATCCCATAGGATATGAATTCAGGCCACGTGTGCTCCGGGATTTGCATCCTGCTGTAATCGACAGACTCTCTGAAAATCTACCACACAGGTGCATCGCATGTGGTCTTCGATTTAAACTGCAAGAAAGACTTGCCAGACATTCAGAGTGGCACGCCTTTAAAAATTCAATACCAAACTGCTTGAATAAGCCATCAAGGAGATGGTATTCAAAGCCCGCTGACTGGGTTGCCGGGAAGGCTGGATTTCCGTTTGGTTATCATTCCACCTGTCTCATAGAGGGGTTCAGCAGGATGAGAGAAGAGAATGAGAAAATGGTTCCTGCAGATGAAAGTCAATGTGTATGTCTTTTATGTGGCGAACTGTTTGAAGATTTCTACAGTCAAGAGAGGGATGAATGGATGTTTAAAGGAGCAGTTTACTTGTCTACCACATCTGGAAGCACTGAGGAAGGAGGATCTTGCAGTGAGAGCGATTCGCAAAAATTGATTGTACATGCCAACTGTATGTCAGGTGATACAACTCGTGATTTGGGATCTATCAGGGGAATTAAAGTG GAAAAGGGGACGTAG
- the LOC110774912 gene encoding polyadenylation and cleavage factor homolog 4 isoform X1 produces MEMESSRRPPFDRSNLISKKPRLTEDSTLGGRQFQQPPLQRSAIGLGSGSTRFRANERDRESDDSVRGSLQQFQQHQELVNQYKTALAELTFNSKPIITNLTIIAGENLQAAKAIAATICANIIEVPAEQKLPSLYLLDSIVKNIGRDYIKYFATKLPEVFCKAYRHVDPSVHSGMRHLFGTWKGVFPPQALQIIEKELGFLTAVNGASSGTTTSKSERQPQSIHVNPKYLEARHRFQQSSKMKGTDIGLSDVGSSEDAERPERTTGAGTERPWMDPTIKMHNMRPQREPLRESGLPKQGGAVYGDYENASGISRPLSTSGGKPSEKLNGQRWLGAGREGEESISGEKNGFDIKRIPKYTAVRPASSSIPSVQKQPRFAAEISESWKNSEEEEFMWDDMGTKAMDPGATPVLKKEIWSEDLEKVEMSRHLPKWKSQTEVRSNFEREHSADSLSSEQKDQLPLGHPRSSHWKMQELHQADSSSPLLQQMGPHSVIGPSSVAVSSFGVPTTAVSASAGSIGRLSLGHSVISQRPPSPLLSKRDPRQSLVEKDHMRSYSLVRTDPRAASLSGQLNARVRDKTSQDSVPSRLQNLSVQKLEAQALQKTPSPTPFQQRPVPPAEKLSNSKTELSDIVQKAQQLLGSSMMKKGASPDTLNPIAGDMQGQSNVSSLLAAVMKSGLLSGSSASEHIGLRPPPTTPLASQSTLVSSKDATASSGPRDSTGTIPRSKVEKTPLVSPISPSAIMSSTLAQTSNVAAAKSNPLSILSTLISKGLISAPQTEAAAAVSVKSEAQLQAQSPITATVTAGTAPPVSKVSAAIPESSTENISAFELDEKKPDTVQSMKEVKDPIGYEFRPRVLRDLHPAVIDRLSENLPHRCIACGLRFKLQERLARHSEWHAFKNSIPNCLNKPSRRWYSKPADWVAGKAGFPFGYHSTCLIEGFSRMREENEKMVPADESQCVCLLCGELFEDFYSQERDEWMFKGAVYLSTTSGSTEEGGSCSESDSQKLIVHANCMSGDTTRDLGSIRGIKVQEKGT; encoded by the exons ATGGAGATGGAGAGTTCTCGTAGACCACCGTTTGATAGATCgaatttgatttcgaaaaagCCGCGATTAACAGAAGATTCAACCCTCGGCGGCCGGCAATTCCAACAACCGCCGCTGCAAAGATCGGCAATTGGTCTGGGTTCGGGTTCGACTCGGTTTAGAGCGAATGAGAGGGATAGAGAATCTGACGATTCAGTTCGCGGCTCTTTACAGCAGTTTCAGCAGCATCAGGAGCTGGTTAATCAGTACAAGACCGCATTAGCTGAGTTAACCTTCAATTCGAAGCCTATTATTACGAATTTGACAATTATCGCCGGGGAGAATTTGCAGGCTGCCAAGGCCATTGCGGCCACCATTTGTGCTAACATTATTGAG GTTCCTGCTGAACAGAAGCTTCCCTCACTTTATCTACTGGATAGTATTGTGAAGAATATTGGTCGAGATTACATAAAGTATTTTGCAACAAAATTACCTGAG GTATTTTGCAAGGCATACAGGCACGTGGATCCTTCAGTACATTCTGGTATGCGACATCTTTTTGGGACATGGAAAGGAGTTTTTCCTCCTCAGGCGCTGCAGATTATTGAGAAAGAACTAGGATTCCTGACAGCTGTCAATGGCGCGTCGTCTGGAACTACCACATCAAAGTCTGAGCGTCAACCACAGAGTATTCATGTGAATCCGAAGTATTTGGAAGCTAGACATCGTTTTCAGCAGTCTAGTAAG ATGAAAGGAACAGATATTGGTCTCTCGGATGTTGGATCTTCTGAAGATGCAGAGAGACCAGAGAGAACTACTGGTGCAGGAACTGAAAGGCCGTGGATGGATCCTACAATAAAAATGCAT AATATGCGTCCTCAACGAGAACCACTGAGAGAATCCGGTCTTCCAAAGCAGGGAGGTGCAGTATATGGAGATTATGAAAATGCATCTGGGATTTCAAGACCTTTGAGCACATCAGGTGGTAAACCTAGTGAGAAGCTTAATGGACAGAGATGGCTTGGTGCTGGCAGAGAGGGGGAGGAATCAATATCTGGCGAAAAGAATGGATTTGATATTAAGCGGATTCCAAAGTATACAGCTGTCAGACCAGCAAGTAGTAGTATTCCCTCGGTACAGAAACAGCCAAGATTTGCTGCTGAGATATCTGAGAGCTGGAAAAACTCTGAAGAAGAGGAGTTCATGTGGGATGATATGGGCACAAAGGCAATGGATCCTGGTGCTACGCCCGTCCTAAAAAAAGAAATTTGGTCTGAGGATCTTGAGAAAGTG GAAATGAGTAGGCACCTTCCTAAATGGAAAAGTCAGACTGAAGTGAGGTCCAACTTTGAGAGAGAACATTCTGCAGACAGTCTTTCCTCTGAACAGAAAGATCAACTGCCTCTTGGACACCCAAGGTCTTCCCACTGGAAGATGCAGGAACTTCACCAGGCTGATAGTTCAAGTCCTTTGTTACAGCAAATGGGCCCTCACTCCGTGATTGGTCCATCTTCAGTTGCAGTCTCTAGTTTTGGTGTGCCGACTACTGCTGTTTCAGCATCCGCAGGATCTATAGGGCGTCTATCTCTTGGACATTCTGTGATAAGCCAGCGTCCCCCTTCTCCTTTATTGTCTAAAAGGGATCCTCGTCAAAGTCTTGTTGAGAAAGATCATATGAGATCTTATTCCTTGGTTCGGACTGATCCTAGAGCAGCATCATTGTCAGGGCAGTTAAATGCCAGGGTTCGTGATAAAACTTCTCAGGACTCTGTTCCTAGTCGACTTCAGAATCTAAGTGTGCAAAAGTTGGAAGCACAGGCTCTGCAGAAAACACCTTCTCCTACACCTTTTCAACAAAGGCCTGTTCCACCTGCTGAGAAGCTGTCCAACTCAAAGACTGAGCTTTCTGATATTGTCCAGAAAGCTCAGCAGCTGCTTGGTTCTTCCATGATGAAGAAAGGTGCCTCGCCAGATACTTTGAATCCCATTGCTGGTGATATGCAAGGGCAGTCTAATGTGAGTAGTTTATTGGCTGCTGTGATGAAAAGTGGGTTACTTTCTGGTAGCTCTGCTTCTGAACATATTGGGCTTCGACCTCCTCCTACTACTCCTCTCGCTTCTCAATCAACTTTAGTTAGTTCCAAGGATGCTACAGCATCATCAGGTCCTCGTGATTCAACAGGTACTATCCCTCGAAGTAAAGTAGAAAAGACTCCTCTGGTGTCACCAATCTCTCCATCTGCTATAATGAGCAGTACATTGGCACAAACATCGAATGTGGCAGCTGCTAAGTCAAACCCGCTTTCAATTTTGAGCACACTGATATCAAAGGGGTTGATATCTGCACCACAAACTGAAGCAGCTGCTGCCGTTTCTGTGAAATCTGAGGCCCAGCTTCAAGCGCAAAGCCCTATTACTGCCACTGTAACTGCAGGTACAGCTCCACCAGTTTCGAAAGTTTCTGCAGCTATACCTGAATCATCTACTGAAAATATTTCTGCATTTGAACTTGACGAAAAGAAACCTGACACAGTTCAAAGCATGAAAGAAGTTAAGGATCCCATAGGATATGAATTCAGGCCACGTGTGCTCCGGGATTTGCATCCTGCTGTAATCGACAGACTCTCTGAAAATCTACCACACAGGTGCATCGCATGTGGTCTTCGATTTAAACTGCAAGAAAGACTTGCCAGACATTCAGAGTGGCACGCCTTTAAAAATTCAATACCAAACTGCTTGAATAAGCCATCAAGGAGATGGTATTCAAAGCCCGCTGACTGGGTTGCCGGGAAGGCTGGATTTCCGTTTGGTTATCATTCCACCTGTCTCATAGAGGGGTTCAGCAGGATGAGAGAAGAGAATGAGAAAATGGTTCCTGCAGATGAAAGTCAATGTGTATGTCTTTTATGTGGCGAACTGTTTGAAGATTTCTACAGTCAAGAGAGGGATGAATGGATGTTTAAAGGAGCAGTTTACTTGTCTACCACATCTGGAAGCACTGAGGAAGGAGGATCTTGCAGTGAGAGCGATTCGCAAAAATTGATTGTACATGCCAACTGTATGTCAGGTGATACAACTCGTGATTTGGGATCTATCAGGGGAATTAAAGTG CAGGAAAAGGGGACGTAG